In Halalkalicoccus subterraneus, a single genomic region encodes these proteins:
- a CDS encoding DUF6663 family protein: MQPTTSGTFRVFPDPRGEWLLVDPESTESIAVSGGDLEPGNLIEATVEWDDGEAHLGEFELRAATRIHFVREVTDLFEVARELCRDARMQDEGMLGETTYSTDNQPNGAVYVFAEQSGARDIWTEIRTGAVPLDPLIARLREVEDEPHEVFVLDPVDEPFVVVYLVPDPDSMLADTVRDTYL, from the coding sequence ATGCAACCGACGACGAGTGGGACGTTCAGAGTGTTTCCCGATCCCCGCGGGGAGTGGCTGCTCGTCGACCCCGAAAGCACGGAATCGATCGCCGTCTCGGGCGGCGACCTCGAACCGGGGAACCTGATCGAGGCCACAGTCGAATGGGACGATGGAGAGGCCCATCTCGGCGAGTTCGAACTGCGCGCCGCCACGCGGATCCACTTCGTCCGGGAGGTGACCGACCTGTTCGAGGTCGCTCGTGAGCTCTGTCGGGACGCCCGGATGCAGGACGAAGGAATGCTCGGCGAGACGACCTACAGCACCGACAACCAACCGAACGGCGCCGTCTACGTCTTCGCCGAACAGTCGGGCGCGCGCGATATCTGGACCGAGATTCGCACCGGGGCGGTGCCTCTCGACCCGCTGATCGCCCGCCTCCGGGAGGTCGAAGACGAGCCCCACGAGGTGTTCGTCCTCGATCCCGTCGACGAGCCGTTCGTCGTCGTCTATTTGGTTCCCGACCCCGATTCGATGCTGGCCGATACCGTCCGCGATACCTATCTGTGA
- the ggt gene encoding gamma-glutamyltransferase: protein MGDNTNLDRTRKLSRRRFLGGVAAGAALPLATQPVLGQGEICGAPGVDCGAVAEGADGMVVSVSPAASEVGAQVLRDGGNAVDAAVAVQFALNVTQPHSSGIGGGGFMLYYDAEKGDVEIVNSRERAPAGADPEMFLEDGEPIPFDERHTHGDAVGVPGTASGLQRAATRYGSRPIGELIDPAIALAEGAEVDGVLAEEIAANEWKFNDAAREVFLDEEGEPLSEGDTLEQPDLADTLRLLRDRGIRELYEGEIAEALAEAVQEEGGSMEFSDLCRYEATIDEPVEGCYRGAEVYSMPPPSSGGLTVIQILNLLEGFDLGTNYDVRSGTKYHLLAEAMRLAYADRGEYMGDPEFVDVPMEGLLDPEYVSERRELIGPDSLNAEPQPGDPWAYQSGNAASMTQETPRALGHTTHFTVADSEGNLASYTTTIEQLFGSGIMVPEYGFMLNNELTDFDAEPGGANQVQPNKRPLSSMSPTIMTRDGEPFMTVGSPGGPTIITSVAQMILHHLEYGLEPIDAIDEPSIYAPQSPEITLWEEAIPEDAREEAATLGNEWSDEPGPIGNVNVLRAEDGYEGAADQTRDGLAVGLDDV, encoded by the coding sequence ATGGGAGATAATACCAATCTCGATAGGACGCGCAAGCTGAGCCGACGACGGTTCTTGGGTGGGGTCGCGGCGGGTGCGGCGCTGCCGCTGGCCACCCAGCCCGTGCTCGGGCAGGGCGAGATCTGTGGGGCACCCGGCGTTGACTGTGGGGCGGTCGCCGAGGGCGCGGATGGAATGGTCGTCTCGGTCAGCCCCGCCGCGAGCGAGGTCGGCGCGCAGGTGCTTCGCGACGGTGGCAACGCCGTCGACGCCGCGGTTGCGGTCCAGTTCGCGCTCAACGTCACCCAACCCCACTCCTCGGGAATCGGCGGCGGCGGGTTCATGCTGTATTACGACGCCGAGAAGGGGGACGTCGAGATCGTCAACAGCCGCGAGCGCGCGCCGGCCGGGGCGGATCCGGAGATGTTCCTTGAGGACGGAGAGCCGATCCCCTTCGACGAGCGCCACACCCACGGGGACGCCGTTGGGGTACCGGGGACCGCGAGCGGACTCCAGCGTGCGGCCACACGCTACGGGTCGCGCCCCATCGGGGAGCTGATCGACCCCGCGATCGCCCTCGCGGAGGGGGCCGAGGTCGACGGCGTCCTGGCCGAGGAGATCGCGGCCAACGAGTGGAAGTTCAATGACGCCGCCCGCGAGGTGTTCCTCGACGAGGAGGGCGAACCGCTCTCGGAGGGCGACACCCTCGAACAGCCGGACCTCGCCGACACCCTTCGACTGCTGCGCGATCGGGGGATCCGCGAGCTCTACGAGGGCGAGATCGCGGAGGCGCTCGCCGAGGCCGTTCAAGAGGAAGGCGGGAGCATGGAGTTTTCGGACCTCTGTCGCTACGAGGCCACCATCGACGAGCCCGTCGAGGGCTGCTATCGCGGTGCGGAGGTCTACTCGATGCCCCCGCCGAGTTCCGGCGGGCTGACCGTGATCCAGATCCTCAACCTGTTGGAGGGGTTCGATCTGGGGACGAACTACGACGTGCGCTCGGGCACGAAGTACCACCTGCTCGCCGAGGCGATGCGCTTGGCCTACGCGGATCGCGGCGAGTACATGGGTGATCCCGAGTTCGTCGACGTCCCCATGGAGGGGCTGCTCGATCCCGAGTACGTTTCCGAGCGCCGCGAACTGATCGGGCCCGACTCGCTCAACGCCGAGCCCCAGCCGGGCGACCCGTGGGCCTACCAGTCCGGCAACGCGGCCTCGATGACTCAAGAGACGCCCCGCGCGCTCGGGCACACGACCCACTTCACGGTCGCCGACTCCGAGGGTAATCTCGCCTCCTATACCACCACGATCGAACAGCTGTTCGGCTCGGGGATCATGGTCCCCGAGTACGGGTTCATGCTCAACAACGAGCTCACCGACTTCGACGCCGAACCCGGCGGCGCGAACCAGGTCCAACCGAACAAACGGCCCCTGTCGAGCATGAGTCCGACGATCATGACTCGGGACGGCGAGCCCTTCATGACCGTCGGCTCACCGGGTGGACCGACGATCATCACGTCGGTCGCTCAAATGATCCTCCATCACCTCGAGTACGGTCTCGAGCCCATCGACGCGATCGATGAACCCAGCATCTACGCGCCCCAGTCGCCGGAGATCACCCTCTGGGAGGAGGCGATTCCCGAGGACGCCCGCGAGGAGGCCGCCACTCTCGGTAACGAGTGGAGCGACGAACCCGGTCCGATCGGCAACGTCAACGTGCTCAGGGCCGAGGACGGCTACGAGGGAGCGGCCGACCAGACCCGCGACGGGCTCGCGGTCGGTCTAGACGACGTCTGA
- a CDS encoding TAXI family TRAP transporter solute-binding subunit, whose product MSRDIASVDRRTFLKAAGATGVIGLAGCIGEEPENGEGGNGGNESEEPGEGGQNVVWDAGGTGGTYYPLSGEFKTIVEDNTPHVLQVRSTGASVENVGSLANEDADFALIQNDIAYFAANGTGLEEFEGSPVENLLGVATLYPETIHIITRPGANIGSLQDMEGATVNTGDLGSGTQVNALQILESAGLSQDDFEEQNTGFSQAADQLSDNDIDAAFVVGGWPVGAVEELATTTDIQILNLAQEDRQAVLDSAEWFAEDTIPSGTYQGIDEDVDTVSVQAMIATHEGVDESLVQDVTSAIFDNTDSLNTKADFISADSALDGMSIDLHPGAQAYFDEQGGSGNETGGNESDNASDENGTDNASG is encoded by the coding sequence ATGTCGCGTGATATTGCGTCAGTGGATCGCCGTACGTTCCTGAAGGCCGCGGGTGCCACCGGGGTCATCGGGCTGGCCGGCTGTATCGGAGAGGAGCCCGAGAACGGCGAGGGAGGGAACGGCGGAAACGAGAGCGAAGAGCCCGGCGAGGGCGGGCAGAACGTCGTCTGGGACGCCGGCGGTACCGGCGGGACGTACTACCCGCTGTCGGGTGAGTTCAAGACGATCGTCGAGGACAACACGCCCCACGTCCTCCAGGTCCGTTCGACGGGTGCCAGCGTCGAGAACGTCGGGAGCCTCGCGAACGAGGACGCCGACTTCGCGCTGATCCAGAACGACATCGCCTACTTCGCGGCCAACGGGACGGGCCTCGAGGAGTTCGAGGGGTCCCCAGTCGAGAACCTCCTTGGGGTCGCGACGCTCTATCCCGAGACGATCCACATCATCACCCGCCCCGGCGCGAACATCGGATCGCTTCAGGACATGGAGGGCGCGACCGTCAACACCGGCGACCTCGGGAGCGGAACGCAGGTGAACGCCCTCCAGATACTCGAGAGCGCCGGCCTCTCGCAGGACGACTTCGAGGAGCAGAACACCGGGTTCTCGCAGGCGGCCGATCAGCTGAGCGACAACGACATCGACGCCGCGTTCGTCGTCGGCGGCTGGCCGGTCGGCGCCGTCGAGGAGCTCGCGACCACCACCGACATCCAGATCCTCAACCTCGCTCAGGAGGACCGCCAGGCGGTCCTCGACAGCGCCGAGTGGTTCGCGGAGGACACGATCCCGAGCGGCACCTACCAGGGGATCGACGAGGACGTCGATACCGTCTCCGTCCAGGCGATGATCGCCACCCACGAGGGCGTCGACGAGAGCCTCGTCCAGGACGTCACCTCCGCGATCTTCGACAACACCGACTCGCTCAACACGAAGGCGGACTTCATCTCGGCCGACAGCGCCCTCGATGGCATGTCGATCGATCTCCACCCCGGCGCCCAGGCGTACTTCGACGAACAGGGCGGCAGCGGGAACGAAACCGGTGGCAACGAGAGCGACAACGCCAGCGACGAGAACGGAACGGACAACGCCAGCGGGTAG
- a CDS encoding DUF1850 domain-containing protein → MLTLLLLVVSLGVAASVSTTERVLVVATDDGKVLLTESVTDDTTVRLEYTHSVEKTPVADVYSVDGTVLRMTHMEFNSYGAGLPATAPVERAADGESYVYELNRTYDQIVVSPGERAGHRLVIDGEEYDLVERSDGRSVSIYVTERETRVIDDVI, encoded by the coding sequence GTGCTGACTCTCCTCCTTCTCGTCGTTTCGTTGGGCGTCGCGGCGAGCGTGTCGACCACCGAGCGCGTCCTCGTGGTGGCGACCGATGATGGTAAGGTACTGCTTACCGAATCAGTCACCGATGACACCACGGTTCGACTCGAGTACACCCACAGCGTCGAGAAAACGCCCGTCGCCGACGTATATTCCGTCGATGGAACGGTACTTCGAATGACGCACATGGAGTTCAACTCGTACGGTGCAGGCCTCCCCGCTACTGCTCCGGTCGAACGGGCGGCCGATGGCGAAAGCTACGTCTACGAACTGAATCGAACGTACGACCAAATCGTAGTGTCACCCGGAGAACGAGCCGGCCATCGCCTCGTAATCGACGGCGAAGAATACGATCTCGTCGAACGATCCGACGGGCGATCGGTCTCGATTTACGTCACGGAACGCGAAACGCGAGTGATCGACGATGTCATCTAA